In Massilia antarctica, the following are encoded in one genomic region:
- the hpnD gene encoding presqualene diphosphate synthase HpnD — MSPDEYCHQKTVQSGSSFYYSFLFLPPERRRAITALYAFCREVDDTVDECTDQSIARIKLAWWRSELSAMYAGAPTHPVTQALQPHLTVYNLQEQHMQAIVDGMEMDLDQTRYLDFRAMKRYCWHVASVVGILSASIFGVTNPKTLEYAEQLGLAFQLTNIIRDVGEDARKGRIYLPVNELQQFGVTAADLLNARHSDKFENLMRFQTERAQKVYDEAFALLPKEDRRAQRPGLMMAAIYRTVLDEIERDNFHVLTQRISLTPLRKLWLAWKTYIRG, encoded by the coding sequence ATGTCCCCTGACGAATACTGCCATCAAAAGACCGTCCAGAGCGGCTCCAGCTTTTATTACAGCTTCCTGTTCCTGCCCCCGGAGCGGCGCCGCGCGATCACCGCGCTGTACGCCTTTTGCCGCGAGGTGGACGACACGGTGGATGAATGCACCGACCAGTCGATCGCCCGCATCAAGCTGGCGTGGTGGCGCAGCGAGCTCTCGGCCATGTACGCCGGCGCGCCCACCCACCCGGTAACGCAAGCCTTGCAGCCCCACCTGACGGTCTACAACTTGCAGGAACAGCATATGCAGGCCATCGTCGACGGCATGGAAATGGACCTCGACCAGACCCGCTACCTCGATTTCCGGGCCATGAAGCGTTATTGCTGGCATGTGGCCAGCGTGGTCGGCATTTTGTCGGCCAGCATTTTCGGCGTGACCAATCCCAAGACGCTCGAGTATGCCGAGCAGCTGGGCCTGGCGTTCCAGCTGACCAATATCATCCGCGACGTGGGCGAAGACGCGCGCAAGGGCCGCATTTACCTGCCCGTCAACGAATTGCAGCAATTCGGCGTGACCGCGGCCGACCTGCTCAACGCGCGCCACAGCGACAAGTTCGAAAACCTGATGCGCTTCCAGACCGAACGCGCGCAAAAGGTCTACGACGAAGCCTTCGCCCTGCTGCCCAAGGAAGACCGGCGCGCCCAGCGTCCCGGCCTGATGATGGCGGCCATCTACCGCACCGTGCTCGACGAAATCGAGCGCGACAACTTTCACGTACTGACCCAGCGCATCTCGCTCACGCCGCTGCGCAAACTGTGGCTGGCGTGGAAGACCTACATCCGTGGCTAA
- the hpnE gene encoding hydroxysqualene dehydroxylase HpnE: protein MAKAAHNAAVIGGGWAGCSAAVELARAGCKVTLFEAARTLGGRARAVDVQGRQLDNGQHILLGAYKESLRLMRAVGIDLRAAVLTLPLQMRYPRDSGGMDFVAPRLPAPLHLALALLRADGLAFADKMALARFSSTARWMDWRLHNDCSVSELLERYDQTERLIELMWRPLCLAALNTAPERASAQVFLAVLRDSLGASRASSDMLLPRVDLSALFPVAAAAFVERAGGTVRLGAKVDTLAPADGGGWLLGDGEHFDAVVIATAPPAATTLLEQAGAAALAATLQHFEYEPITTCYLQYPAATRLELPFYALRDNAASGHWGQFVFDRGQLDPAQAGLFSVVISASGAASELGREALAGAVAAQLAAVLGRPQLAQPAWVQVISEKRATFACTPGLARPANTTGLARLALAGDYTASDYPATIESAVRSGVAAARLVLAQQAVEK, encoded by the coding sequence GTGGCTAAGGCAGCGCACAACGCCGCCGTCATCGGTGGCGGCTGGGCCGGATGCAGCGCGGCCGTCGAACTGGCCCGCGCCGGCTGCAAGGTCACCCTGTTCGAGGCCGCGCGCACCTTGGGCGGACGGGCGCGCGCGGTCGATGTGCAGGGCCGCCAGCTCGACAACGGCCAGCACATCCTGCTCGGCGCCTACAAGGAATCGCTGCGCCTGATGCGCGCGGTCGGCATCGACCTGCGCGCCGCCGTGCTGACCCTGCCGCTGCAAATGCGCTATCCCAGGGACAGCGGCGGCATGGACTTCGTCGCCCCGCGCCTGCCGGCCCCGCTGCACCTGGCCCTGGCCCTGCTGCGCGCCGACGGCCTGGCCTTTGCCGACAAGATGGCCCTGGCGCGCTTTTCCTCGACCGCGCGCTGGATGGACTGGCGCTTGCACAACGATTGCAGTGTCAGCGAATTGCTGGAACGCTACGACCAGACCGAGCGCCTCATCGAGCTGATGTGGCGTCCGCTGTGCCTGGCCGCGCTCAACACCGCGCCCGAGCGCGCCTCGGCCCAGGTATTCCTGGCCGTGCTGCGCGACAGCCTGGGCGCTAGCCGCGCCAGTTCCGACATGCTGCTGCCGCGAGTCGACCTGAGCGCGCTGTTTCCGGTGGCGGCGGCGGCGTTTGTGGAACGCGCGGGCGGCACCGTGCGCCTGGGCGCCAAGGTCGACACGCTCGCGCCCGCCGATGGCGGCGGCTGGCTCCTTGGCGACGGCGAGCACTTCGATGCCGTCGTCATCGCCACCGCCCCGCCGGCGGCGACGACCCTGCTCGAACAGGCCGGAGCCGCCGCCCTGGCGGCCACCCTCCAGCATTTCGAGTACGAGCCGATCACCACCTGCTACCTGCAATATCCGGCCGCGACCCGGCTCGAACTGCCCTTCTACGCCCTGCGCGACAACGCCGCCAGCGGCCACTGGGGCCAGTTCGTGTTCGACCGCGGCCAGCTCGACCCGGCCCAGGCCGGCCTGTTCTCGGTGGTCATCAGCGCCTCGGGCGCGGCCTCGGAACTGGGACGGGAGGCGCTGGCCGGCGCCGTTGCAGCCCAGCTGGCCGCCGTGCTGGGACGTCCGCAACTTGCCCAACCCGCATGGGTGCAGGTCATCAGCGAAAAACGCGCCACCTTTGCCTGCACCCCGGGTCTGGCGCGTCCCGCCAACACGACTGGACTGGCGCGCCTGGCGCTGGCCGGCGACTACACCGCCAGTGACTATCCGGCAACAATCGAATCGGCCGTGCGCAGCGGCGTGGCGGCTGCCCGCCTCGTGTTGGCGCAACAGGCCGTGGAAAAATGA
- a CDS encoding DUF1700 domain-containing protein has translation MGKLEYLDALRRAMAGIPAETQASTLAWYEQRFIDGVAAGRTEADIAAGLDEPTQVAMKLRATVHMHSFEQKKNPANLMRLLVSLAGLAIFNLFMVVPALVYAAFLALLYAAGLAFYVAGIAITASGLSGANELVLDGPFRELILSDTSGDERDTMEVKVSIDQDGVRFFREHISGDAPRHVVATAHAAAAEAARSGAEAARAAGEVARAAGEVARAGRDAARAAREAVRASGAAAARADMDDDADADAEDEEDEEAAPAPPKKRGMVRRAEEAASGGLRITTNLEPGSRATQTMFGLGIVLAGIVIFLLCLVITKYTLTGIRRYAEMNVSLLKGN, from the coding sequence ATGGGCAAACTCGAATATCTCGACGCGCTGCGGCGCGCGATGGCGGGCATTCCCGCCGAAACCCAGGCCAGCACCCTGGCCTGGTACGAACAGCGCTTCATCGACGGCGTGGCGGCCGGCCGCACCGAGGCCGACATCGCCGCCGGGCTCGACGAACCCACCCAGGTCGCCATGAAGCTGCGCGCCACCGTGCACATGCACTCTTTCGAGCAAAAGAAAAATCCCGCCAACCTGATGCGTTTGCTGGTGTCGCTGGCCGGCCTGGCCATCTTCAACCTGTTCATGGTGGTGCCGGCGCTGGTCTATGCGGCCTTCCTGGCCCTGCTGTACGCGGCCGGACTGGCCTTTTACGTGGCCGGCATCGCCATTACCGCCAGCGGCCTGTCGGGCGCCAACGAACTGGTGCTCGACGGCCCTTTCCGCGAATTGATTCTCAGCGACACGTCCGGTGACGAGCGCGACACCATGGAAGTGAAGGTGTCGATCGACCAGGACGGCGTGCGCTTCTTCCGTGAACATATCTCCGGCGACGCTCCCCGCCACGTCGTGGCCACGGCGCACGCAGCCGCCGCGGAAGCCGCGCGCTCTGGCGCAGAAGCTGCACGCGCCGCCGGGGAAGTCGCACGGGCTGCCGGCGAAGTCGCACGGGCTGGCCGGGACGCGGCGCGCGCCGCCCGCGAAGCGGTACGGGCCAGCGGAGCAGCGGCCGCGCGCGCCGACATGGACGACGACGCCGACGCCGACGCGGAGGATGAAGAAGACGAGGAAGCCGCGCCCGCCCCTCCGAAAAAACGCGGCATGGTGCGCCGCGCCGAGGAAGCGGCCAGCGGCGGCCTGCGCATCACCACCAACCTCGAACCCGGCTCGCGCGCCACCCAGACCATGTTCGGCCTCGGCATCGTGCTGGCCGGAATCGTGATCTTCCTGCTCTGCCTGGTCATCACGAAATACACGCTGACCGGCATCCGCCGCTACGCCGAAATGAATGTTTCCCTGCTCAAGGGCAACTAA
- a CDS encoding head GIN domain-containing protein yields MRSLIKVGFGLLILAFVLIALFYSMLRAQGTTRPANPEGRVVASETRAVGKGITSVELGGPIDMTLRQGAMASLTVRGEQRLLGNIETMSEGATLHIETKGMLLHHKQPLQVVLVLPAIDKLRILGSGDSTVNGFSGDKIDLQLHGSGNVKFNGRFREVDAGLQGSGDIELNGGNCDQVDVNVAGSGGMTVVGAAKRFKVVQTGSGDLDAEHLSADAVTVELTGSGNAIVQARKSAAVNLRGSGEVNVHGNPDQRAVTRSGSGDVTFE; encoded by the coding sequence ATGCGCTCACTTATCAAAGTCGGCTTCGGCCTGCTGATCCTCGCTTTCGTCCTGATCGCCCTGTTTTACAGCATGCTGCGGGCCCAGGGCACCACCCGCCCGGCCAATCCCGAAGGCCGCGTGGTCGCCAGCGAAACGCGCGCGGTCGGCAAGGGCATCACCTCGGTCGAGCTCGGCGGTCCGATCGACATGACCCTGCGCCAGGGCGCGATGGCCTCGCTGACCGTGCGCGGCGAACAGCGCTTGCTGGGCAATATCGAAACCATGAGCGAAGGCGCCACCCTGCACATCGAAACCAAGGGCATGCTGCTGCACCATAAACAACCGCTGCAAGTGGTGCTGGTCTTGCCCGCGATCGACAAGCTGCGCATCCTGGGCAGCGGCGACAGTACCGTCAATGGCTTCAGCGGCGACAAGATCGACCTGCAACTGCACGGTTCCGGCAATGTCAAGTTCAATGGGCGCTTCCGCGAGGTCGACGCCGGCCTGCAAGGCAGCGGCGACATTGAACTCAACGGCGGCAACTGCGACCAGGTCGACGTCAACGTGGCCGGTTCCGGCGGCATGACGGTGGTCGGCGCGGCCAAGCGCTTCAAGGTGGTGCAGACCGGTTCGGGCGACCTGGACGCCGAGCACCTGAGCGCCGATGCGGTCACCGTCGAACTGACCGGTTCGGGCAACGCCATCGTTCAGGCCCGCAAAAGCGCGGCCGTCAACCTGCGCGGCAGCGGCGAGGTGAACGTGCATGGCAATCCGGACCAGCGCGCCGTGACCCGCAGCGGCTCGGGCGACGTCACGTTCGAGTAG
- a CDS encoding TIGR03862 family flavoprotein, translated as MSAENLPQARVAVIGGGPAGLMAAEVLSQGGVAVDLYDAMPSVGRKFLLAGKGGMNITHAEPSADFIRRYGTRAAQVAPWLERFDAQAVRDWIHGLGVETFVGTSGRVFPTDMKAAPLLRAWLQRLRDAGVRLHMRHRWLGWNGAALRFATPDGEREAGADAVILALGGGSWARLGSDGAWVPLLQERAVAVAPLAPSNCGFDTDWSAHFSSRHAGAPLTTVAITATDAQGRPHKRQGQFVITASGVEGSLIYALSADLREQIGASGSATIWLDLVPDFSAERVLEDVARPRGSRSMASHLQSRLGIKGVKSGLLRECLSAEEFGDPARLAAALKMLPLTLKRARPIDEAISSAGGVRFDALDGHAMLRALPGVFAAGEMLDWEAPTGGYLLTACFASGRAAGHGALAWLAQRASTRT; from the coding sequence ATGTCTGCTGAAAACCTTCCCCAAGCCCGTGTCGCCGTCATCGGCGGCGGTCCGGCCGGCCTGATGGCCGCCGAAGTCCTGAGCCAGGGCGGGGTGGCGGTCGATCTATACGACGCGATGCCGTCGGTGGGGCGCAAATTCCTGTTGGCGGGCAAGGGCGGCATGAACATCACGCATGCGGAGCCGTCCGCCGATTTTATCCGGCGCTACGGCACGCGCGCCGCGCAGGTGGCGCCGTGGCTGGAGCGCTTCGATGCGCAAGCGGTGCGCGACTGGATTCATGGCCTCGGCGTCGAGACCTTCGTGGGCACCTCCGGGCGCGTATTTCCCACCGATATGAAGGCCGCGCCCCTGCTGCGCGCCTGGCTGCAGCGCCTGCGCGATGCGGGTGTGCGCCTGCACATGCGCCATCGCTGGCTGGGCTGGAACGGCGCCGCGCTGCGCTTTGCCACGCCGGACGGCGAACGCGAGGCCGGCGCCGACGCGGTCATCCTGGCGCTCGGCGGCGGCAGCTGGGCGCGCCTGGGTTCGGATGGCGCCTGGGTGCCGCTGTTGCAGGAGCGCGCGGTGGCGGTAGCGCCTTTGGCGCCGTCGAACTGCGGCTTCGACACCGACTGGAGCGCGCATTTCAGCAGCCGCCATGCGGGCGCGCCCCTGACCACCGTGGCCATTACCGCCACCGATGCGCAGGGCCGCCCGCACAAGCGCCAGGGGCAGTTCGTGATCACCGCCAGCGGCGTCGAAGGCAGCCTGATTTACGCCTTGTCGGCCGACCTGCGCGAGCAGATCGGCGCCAGCGGCAGTGCCACCATCTGGCTCGACCTGGTGCCCGATTTTAGCGCCGAACGGGTGCTGGAAGACGTGGCGCGCCCGCGCGGTTCGCGCTCAATGGCTAGCCATCTGCAAAGCCGGCTGGGCATCAAGGGTGTGAAATCGGGATTGCTGCGCGAATGCCTGTCGGCAGAGGAGTTCGGCGACCCGGCGCGCCTGGCGGCGGCCTTGAAAATGCTGCCGCTGACCTTGAAACGGGCACGCCCGATCGACGAGGCGATCAGCAGCGCCGGCGGGGTCCGCTTCGATGCGCTCGACGGGCATGCCATGCTGCGCGCGCTGCCGGGGGTGTTCGCGGCCGGCGAAATGCTCGACTGGGAAGCGCCGACCGGCGGCTACCTGCTCACCGCCTGCTTTGCCAGCGGGCGCGCGGCCGGACACGGGGCGCTGGCCTGGCTGGCGCAAAGGGCGTCTACTCGAACGTGA